The following are from one region of the Anomaloglossus baeobatrachus isolate aAnoBae1 chromosome 1, aAnoBae1.hap1, whole genome shotgun sequence genome:
- the IER3IP1 gene encoding immediate early response 3-interacting protein 1, which produces MAFTLYSLLQAALLCVNAVAVLHEERFLSKIGWGADQGIGGFGEEPGIKSQMMNLVRSVRTVMRVPLIIVNSATIVLLILFG; this is translated from the exons ATGGCGTTCACGCTTTACTCGCTACTGCAGGCCGCTCTGCTGTGTGTGAACGCGGTGGCCGTTCTGCATGAGGAGCGGTTTCTGAGCAAAA TCGGCTGGGGCGCTGATCAGGGGATCGGAGGTTTTGGAGAAGAGCCCGGAATAAAGTCCCAGATGATGAACCTTGTGCGCTCTGTACGGACAGTGATGAGAG TTCCCCTAATAATCGTCAATTCGGCAACGATCGTGCTACTTATTTTATTCGGATAA